In Helicobacter pylori, a single genomic region encodes these proteins:
- a CDS encoding ATP-dependent Clp protease proteolytic subunit, which produces MMGYIPYVIENTERGERSYDIYSRLLKDRIVLLSGEINDSVASSIVAQLLFLEAEDPEKDIGLYINSPGGVITSGLSIYDTMNFIRPDVSTICIGQAASMGAFLLSCGAKGKRFSLPHSRIMIHQPLGGAQGQASDIEIISNEILRLKGLMNSILAQNSGQSLEQIAKDTDRDFYMSAKEAKEYGLIDKVLQKNVK; this is translated from the coding sequence ATGATGGGATACATTCCTTATGTAATAGAAAATACAGAGCGTGGCGAACGCAGTTATGATATTTACTCACGCCTTTTAAAGGATCGTATTGTTTTATTGAGCGGTGAAATTAATGACAGCGTGGCGTCTTCTATCGTGGCCCAACTCTTGTTTTTGGAAGCTGAAGACCCTGAAAAAGACATTGGCTTGTATATCAATTCTCCCGGTGGGGTGATAACAAGCGGTCTTAGCATTTATGATACGATGAATTTTATCCGCCCTGATGTTTCCACGATTTGCATCGGTCAAGCGGCTTCTATGGGGGCGTTTTTATTAAGCTGTGGGGCTAAGGGCAAGCGCTTTTCACTACCCCATTCAAGGATTATGATCCACCAGCCTTTAGGGGGGGCTCAAGGGCAAGCGAGCGATATTGAAATCATTTCTAACGAGATCCTTAGGCTTAAGGGTTTGATGAATTCTATTCTAGCTCAAAACTCAGGGCAGAGTTTGGAGCAAATCGCTAAAGACACGGACAGGGATTTTTACATGAGTGCTAAAGAAGCTAAAGAGTATGGCTTGATTGATAAAGTGTTGCAGAAAAACGTGAAGTGA
- a CDS encoding bifunctional 3,4-dihydroxy-2-butanone 4-phosphate synthase/GTP cyclohydrolase II, with protein sequence MILKRVTEALEAYKNGEMLIVMDDEDRENEGDLVLAGIFSTPEKINFMATHARGLICVSLTKDLANKFELPPMVSVNDSNHETAFTVSIDAKEARTGISAFERHLTIELLCKDTTKPSDFVRPGHIFPLIAKDGGVLARTGHTEASVDLCKLAGLKPVSVICEIMKEDGSMARRGDKFLSDFALKHNLKTLYVSDLISYRLENESLLKMFCQEEREFLKHQTQCYTFLDHQQKNHYAFKFKGAKTHDLAPLVRFHPIKEDFDFLTTGAFEAFFKALEYLKREGGYLIFMNTHSEQNNIVKDFGIGALVLKNLGIKDFRLLSSSEDRQYKALSGFGLKLVETISL encoded by the coding sequence ATGATCTTAAAACGAGTTACTGAGGCTTTAGAAGCGTATAAAAATGGCGAAATGCTCATTGTCATGGACGATGAAGATAGGGAAAATGAGGGGGATTTGGTTTTGGCTGGGATTTTTTCTACCCCTGAGAAAATCAATTTCATGGCCACGCATGCTAGGGGGTTGATTTGTGTGTCTTTAACCAAAGATTTAGCGAACAAATTTGAATTACCCCCTATGGTTAGCGTGAATGATTCTAACCATGAGACCGCTTTCACGGTTTCCATTGACGCTAAAGAAGCCAGAACCGGGATTTCTGCTTTTGAAAGGCATCTAACGATTGAATTATTGTGTAAAGACACGACTAAACCGAGCGATTTTGTGCGCCCGGGGCATATTTTCCCTTTGATTGCAAAAGATGGAGGCGTGTTAGCGCGCACCGGTCATACTGAAGCGAGCGTGGATTTGTGCAAATTAGCTGGATTAAAGCCGGTGAGCGTGATTTGTGAAATCATGAAAGAAGACGGCTCTATGGCGAGAAGGGGGGATAAATTTTTGAGCGACTTTGCCCTTAAACATAATCTTAAAACCCTCTATGTTTCTGATTTGATTAGCTATCGTTTGGAAAATGAAAGTTTGCTGAAAATGTTTTGCCAAGAAGAAAGAGAATTTTTAAAACACCAAACGCAATGCTACACTTTTTTAGACCACCAGCAAAAAAACCATTACGCTTTTAAGTTTAAAGGTGCAAAAACCCATGATTTAGCCCCTTTAGTGCGTTTCCACCCTATCAAAGAGGATTTTGATTTTTTAACGACTGGTGCGTTTGAAGCGTTTTTTAAGGCTTTAGAATATTTGAAGCGCGAAGGGGGTTATTTGATCTTTATGAACACCCATTCTGAACAAAACAATATCGTTAAAGATTTTGGGATCGGGGCGTTGGTGTTAAAAAATTTGGGGATAAAGGATTTCAGGCTTTTAAGCTCTTCTGAAGACAGGCAGTATAAGGCTTTGAGCGGGTTTGGGCTTAAGCTTGTAGAAACGATTAGCCTTTGA
- a CDS encoding molybdopterin synthase sulfur carrier subunit: MMVEVRFFGPIKEENFFIKASDLKELRAILQEKEGLKEWLGVCAIALNDRLIDNLNTPLKEGDVISLLPPVCGG; the protein is encoded by the coding sequence ATGATGGTAGAAGTGCGATTTTTTGGACCCATAAAAGAAGAAAATTTTTTCATCAAAGCGAGTGATTTAAAGGAATTAAGAGCGATTTTACAAGAAAAAGAGGGCTTAAAAGAGTGGTTGGGCGTTTGCGCGATAGCCCTTAATGATCGTTTAATAGATAATTTAAACACGCCTTTAAAAGAGGGCGATGTAATAAGCTTGTTGCCGCCGGTTTGTGGGGGCTAG
- a CDS encoding DUF3943 domain-containing protein, which yields MRVIIEFMLISLKTFLKILLKIFLKTFQKIWMVLVIIWGLGCSFLNANSVQLEETLRRNPKNLIWQHFKKRFKKSNTIPYAPNSRWKYLGTSVGILGVSLVIGIVGLYLMPESVTNWDREKFGIKSWFENVRMGPKLDNDSFIFNEILHPYFGAMYYMQPRMAGFGWMVSAFFSFITSTLFWEYGLEAFVEVPSWQDLVITPLLGSILGEGFYQLTRYIQRNEGKLFGSLFLGRLVIALMDPIGFIIRDLGLGEALGIHNKHEIRSSLGPNGLNLTYKF from the coding sequence ATGAGAGTAATAATAGAGTTTATGCTGATTTCATTAAAAACATTCCTAAAAATATTATTGAAAATATTCCTAAAAACATTCCAAAAGATTTGGATGGTTTTGGTTATTATTTGGGGGTTAGGCTGTAGTTTTTTAAACGCTAACAGCGTTCAATTAGAAGAAACGCTCAGACGAAATCCTAAAAATCTTATTTGGCAACACTTTAAAAAGAGGTTTAAAAAGAGCAACACGATCCCTTATGCCCCAAATAGCCGTTGGAAATATTTAGGCACGAGTGTTGGGATTTTAGGCGTGTCTTTGGTGATAGGGATTGTGGGGTTGTATCTCATGCCAGAGAGCGTAACGAATTGGGATAGAGAAAAATTTGGGATCAAAAGCTGGTTTGAAAATGTCCGCATGGGGCCAAAACTAGACAATGATAGTTTTATTTTCAATGAAATTTTGCACCCTTATTTTGGGGCTATGTATTATATGCAACCGCGCATGGCTGGGTTTGGTTGGATGGTATCAGCGTTTTTTTCTTTTATCACTTCTACGCTTTTTTGGGAATATGGCTTGGAAGCGTTTGTGGAAGTGCCTAGCTGGCAGGATCTAGTGATCACGCCTTTATTGGGTTCGATATTGGGGGAAGGGTTTTATCAGCTCACGCGCTATATCCAACGCAACGAAGGCAAGCTTTTTGGCTCTTTATTTTTAGGGCGCTTGGTCATCGCTCTTATGGATCCTATCGGTTTTATCATTAGGGATTTAGGGCTTGGGGAAGCTTTAGGGATTCATAATAAACATGAAATCCGTTCTAGCTTAGGCCCCAATGGTTTGAATTTGACTTACAAATTTTAA
- a CDS encoding neuraminyllactose-binding hemagglutinin, which translates to MRANNHFKDFAWKKCLLGASVVALLVGCSPHIIETNEVALKLNYHPASEKVQALDEKILLLRPAFQYSDNIAKEYENKFKNQTALKVEQILQNQGYKVINVDSSDKDDFSFAQKKEGYLAVAMNGEIVLRPDPKRTIQKKSEPGLLFSTGLDKMEGVLIPAGFVKVTILEPMSGESLDSFTMDLSELDIQEKFLKTTHSSHSGGLVSTMVKGTDNSNDAIKSALNKIFASIMQEIDKKLTQRNLESYQKDAKELKGKRNR; encoded by the coding sequence ATGAGAGCAAATAATCATTTTAAAGATTTTGCATGGAAAAAATGCCTTTTAGGCGCGAGCGTGGTGGCTTTATTAGTGGGATGCAGCCCGCATATTATTGAAACCAATGAAGTCGCTTTGAAGTTGAATTACCATCCAGCTAGCGAGAAAGTTCAAGCGTTAGATGAAAAGATTCTACTTTTAAGGCCAGCTTTTCAATACAGCGATAATATTGCTAAAGAGTATGAAAACAAATTCAAGAATCAAACCGCGCTTAAGGTTGAACAGATTTTGCAAAATCAGGGTTACAAGGTTATCAATGTGGATAGCAGCGACAAAGACGATTTTTCTTTTGCGCAAAAAAAAGAAGGGTATTTGGCGGTTGCTATGAATGGCGAAATTGTTTTACGCCCCGATCCTAAAAGGACCATACAGAAAAAATCAGAACCTGGGTTGTTATTCTCCACTGGTTTGGATAAAATGGAAGGGGTTTTAATCCCGGCCGGTTTTGTCAAAGTTACCATACTAGAGCCTATGAGTGGGGAATCTTTAGATTCCTTTACGATGGATTTGAGCGAGTTAGACATTCAAGAAAAGTTCTTAAAAACCACCCATTCAAGCCATAGCGGAGGGTTAGTTAGCACTATGGTTAAGGGAACGGATAATTCTAATGACGCGATCAAGAGCGCTTTGAATAAGATTTTTGCAAGTATCATGCAAGAAATAGACAAAAAGCTCACTCAAAGGAATTTAGAATCTTATCAAAAAGACGCCAAGGAATTGAAAGGCAAAAGAAACCGATAA
- a CDS encoding molybdopterin adenylyltransferase, whose protein sequence is MQTIHIGVLSASDRASKGIYEDLSGKAIQEVLSEYLLNPLEFHYEIVADERDLIEKSLIKMCDEYQCDLVVTTGGTGPALRDITPEATEKVCQKMLPGFGELMRMTSLKYVPTAILSRQSAGIRNKSLIINLPGKPKSIRECLEAVFPAIPYCVDLILGNYMQVNEKNIQAFRPKQ, encoded by the coding sequence ATGCAAACGATTCATATAGGCGTTTTGAGCGCAAGCGATAGGGCGTCAAAAGGGATTTATGAAGATTTAAGCGGGAAAGCGATACAAGAAGTGTTGAGCGAATACCTGCTCAATCCTTTAGAATTCCATTATGAAATTGTCGCTGATGAAAGGGATTTAATTGAAAAATCGCTGATTAAAATGTGCGATGAATACCAATGCGATCTAGTCGTTACCACAGGAGGCACAGGCCCTGCTTTAAGAGACATAACCCCAGAAGCCACAGAAAAAGTGTGCCAAAAAATGCTTCCTGGTTTTGGAGAGCTTATGCGAATGACTAGTTTAAAATATGTGCCTACAGCGATTCTATCGCGCCAGAGCGCTGGCATTAGGAATAAGAGTTTGATCATTAATCTTCCTGGTAAGCCAAAAAGCATTAGAGAATGCTTAGAGGCGGTTTTTCCAGCGATTCCTTATTGCGTGGATTTGATTTTAGGGAATTATATGCAAGTGAATGAAAAAAACATTCAAGCGTTTCGCCCCAAACAATAA
- a CDS encoding molybdenum cofactor biosynthesis protein MoaE, whose protein sequence is MLKIIQGALDTDKLLKAYQEEACAKNFGAFCVFVGIVRKEDNIQGLSFDIYEALLKTWFEKWHHKAKDLGVVLKMAHSLGDVLIGQSSFLCVLMGKNRKNALELYEYFIEDFKRNAPIWKYDLIDNKRIYAKERSHLLKGSGLLA, encoded by the coding sequence GTGTTAAAAATCATTCAAGGGGCATTAGATACTGACAAGCTTTTAAAAGCCTACCAAGAGGAAGCTTGCGCGAAAAACTTTGGAGCGTTTTGCGTGTTTGTGGGGATTGTGAGAAAAGAGGATAACATTCAAGGCTTGAGTTTTGATATTTATGAGGCGCTATTAAAGACTTGGTTTGAAAAATGGCACCATAAAGCCAAAGATTTGGGCGTGGTGTTAAAAATGGCGCACAGCCTGGGCGATGTTTTGATAGGACAAAGCTCATTTTTATGCGTTTTAATGGGAAAGAATAGAAAAAATGCCTTAGAACTATACGAATATTTTATTGAAGATTTTAAGCGTAACGCTCCTATTTGGAAATACGATTTGATTGATAATAAACGCATTTACGCTAAAGAAAGAAGCCACCTTTTAAAAGGGAGTGGGCTTTTAGCTTAA
- a CDS encoding peptide deformylase: MALLEIIHYPSKILRTLSKEVVSFDAKLHQQLDDMHETMIASEGIGLAAIQVGLPLRMLIINLPQEDGVQHKEDCLEIINPKWIETKGSMMYREGCLSVPGFYEEVERFEKVKIEYQNRFAEVKVLEASELLAVAIQHEIDHLNGVLFVDKLSILKRKKFEKELKELQKKQKRE, from the coding sequence ATGGCGTTATTAGAGATTATCCATTACCCTTCTAAAATCTTAAGAACGCTTTCTAAAGAAGTCGTTTCTTTTGATGCAAAACTCCACCAGCAATTAGACGACATGCATGAGACTATGATCGCTAGTGAGGGGATAGGCTTAGCCGCTATTCAAGTGGGCTTGCCTTTAAGGATGCTCATTATCAACCTCCCGCAAGAAGACGGCGTGCAACACAAAGAGGATTGCCTAGAAATCATTAACCCTAAATGGATAGAAACTAAGGGGTCAATGATGTATAGAGAGGGGTGCTTGTCTGTGCCGGGATTTTACGAAGAAGTGGAGCGTTTTGAAAAGGTTAAGATAGAGTATCAAAACCGCTTCGCTGAAGTGAAAGTTTTAGAAGCGAGCGAACTTTTAGCGGTAGCCATTCAACATGAGATAGATCACCTCAACGGCGTGTTATTCGTGGATAAATTATCCATTTTGAAGCGTAAGAAATTTGAAAAAGAACTCAAAGAGCTGCAAAAAAAACAAAAACGCGAGTAA
- a CDS encoding glycosyltransferase family 25 protein has protein sequence MRVFIIHLSPKTCQNFSLKETHITPLLESLKLQGISYEIFDAIYSKISPTQLHPLILEHLHPSFMIEDLWAFCKNKKHPPCTLKNFFYALKHCGKRMGFGELGCYASHYSLWQKCIELNEAICILEDDIIVKERFKESLEFCYQHINELGYIRLMHLEENVAKQKTSIKGVSQILNFKDGIGTQGYVLAPKAAQKLLKYSAKEWVMPIDCVMDRHYWHGVKNYVLEEFAIACDGMNTQNSNTEKQRPKKLPLSIRIGRFLHKSALKQWNVLKSFFPNHIIK, from the coding sequence CCCTTTTAGAGAGCCTTAAACTTCAAGGGATTTCTTATGAAATTTTTGATGCGATCTATTCTAAAATCTCTCCCACTCAATTACACCCCTTGATTTTAGAGCATTTGCACCCTTCTTTTATGATTGAAGATTTATGGGCTTTTTGTAAAAATAAAAAACACCCCCCTTGCACGTTAAAAAATTTCTTTTATGCGCTCAAGCATTGCGGGAAGAGGATGGGGTTTGGGGAGCTTGGGTGCTATGCGAGCCATTATTCGTTGTGGCAAAAATGCATAGAGCTCAATGAAGCGATCTGTATTTTAGAAGATGATATTATTGTAAAAGAGCGTTTTAAAGAGAGCCTAGAGTTTTGTTACCAACACATCAACGAGTTAGGCTATATCCGTTTGATGCATTTAGAAGAAAATGTGGCTAAACAAAAAACTTCCATTAAAGGGGTTTCTCAAATCTTAAATTTTAAAGATGGCATTGGCACTCAAGGGTATGTTTTAGCCCCAAAAGCCGCGCAAAAATTGTTGAAATACAGCGCGAAAGAATGGGTGATGCCTATAGATTGCGTGATGGATAGGCATTATTGGCATGGGGTCAAAAACTATGTGTTAGAAGAATTTGCGATCGCTTGCGATGGAATGAACACTCAAAACTCCAACACAGAAAAACAAAGGCCTAAAAAATTACCTTTAAGCATTAGGATTGGCCGTTTTTTACATAAAAGCGCGCTTAAACAATGGAATGTTTTGAAATCGTTTTTTCCTAATCATATAATCAAGTGA
- a CDS encoding outer membrane protein — protein MNRLLKRGFLAFFLSVYLRADDLVTYTIAKKEDLGYQRFLAKKCLRGKTHPPCFTESKKPKRKPFNTDKSSHYYGTSVVQMSWLQSREKFENHSKYRDIPFAEVSLIYGYKQFFPKKERYGFRFYISLDYAYGFFLKNKGVLGDSLRESSQIPKSYREKLQRKETFINAIFYGAGADFLYKRAFGTLILGMNFVGETWFYETKIFKKWAKDPLSVYHPYMFQVMLNVGYRYRFSRYKNWAIEFGACIPFLTNDYFKTPLYTLHFKRNISVYLTSTYDF, from the coding sequence TTGAACAGACTGCTTAAAAGGGGGTTTTTAGCGTTCTTTTTGAGCGTGTATTTAAGGGCTGATGATCTGGTTACTTATACGATCGCCAAAAAAGAAGATCTAGGATACCAGCGGTTTTTAGCCAAGAAGTGTTTAAGGGGCAAAACCCACCCCCCATGTTTTACTGAGTCTAAAAAGCCCAAAAGAAAACCTTTTAATACAGACAAAAGCTCCCATTATTATGGCACAAGCGTGGTGCAAATGTCATGGCTACAGAGCAGGGAAAAATTTGAAAACCATTCAAAATACCGAGACATTCCCTTTGCTGAAGTCAGTTTGATTTATGGCTATAAACAATTTTTTCCTAAAAAAGAGCGCTATGGTTTCCGTTTTTATATTTCTTTGGATTATGCTTATGGGTTTTTTCTTAAAAATAAGGGCGTATTGGGCGATAGTTTGAGGGAGAGTTCGCAGATCCCTAAAAGCTATAGAGAAAAGTTGCAAAGAAAAGAGACTTTTATTAACGCTATTTTTTATGGCGCGGGAGCTGACTTTTTATACAAACGCGCTTTTGGAACGCTGATTTTAGGGATGAATTTCGTGGGAGAAACCTGGTTTTATGAAACAAAGATTTTTAAAAAGTGGGCTAAAGATCCTTTGAGCGTTTATCACCCTTACATGTTTCAAGTGATGTTGAATGTGGGGTATCGTTACCGCTTTTCAAGGTATAAGAATTGGGCGATAGAATTTGGCGCGTGCATCCCTTTTTTAACCAATGATTATTTTAAAACCCCTTTATACACCCTTCATTTCAAGCGCAATATTTCTGTCTATCTCACTTCAACTTATGACTTTTAG
- a CDS encoding trigger factor, with amino-acid sequence MNLEVKKIDTANAHLSAKPSIENLEKRYDKIAQKIAQKVKIDGFRRGKVPLSLVKTRYQAQIEQDAQEEMIQEVLKNAFKELGIENKDLIGSPNLTKFEKKDTHFEIEADIGLKPKIVLDKIKECVPSVGVEIPNEEKINERLKQLAKDYAKFVDADAQRKAQNDDKLTIDFEGFIDNAPFEGGKAENFSLILGNKQMLEDFEKALLGMQASEEKEFPLTFPSGYHAEHLAGKEALFKVKLRQIQVREALEINDELAKIVLANEENATLKLLKERVEGQLFLENKARLYNEELKEKLIENLDEKIVFDLPKTIIEQEMDLLFRNALYSMQAEEVKSLQESQEKAKEKRESFRNDATKSVKITFIIDALAKEEKIGVHDNEVFQTLYYEAMMTGQNPENLIEQYRKNNMLAAVKMAMIEDRVLAYLLDKNLPKEQQEILEKMRPNAQKTQVG; translated from the coding sequence ATGAATCTTGAAGTGAAAAAGATTGACACCGCTAACGCCCATTTGAGCGCTAAACCTTCCATTGAAAATTTAGAAAAGCGTTATGATAAAATCGCTCAAAAAATCGCCCAAAAAGTTAAAATTGATGGCTTTAGAAGAGGTAAGGTCCCCCTTAGTTTAGTGAAAACCCGTTATCAAGCCCAAATTGAACAAGACGCTCAAGAAGAAATGATTCAAGAGGTTTTGAAAAACGCTTTTAAGGAATTAGGGATTGAAAATAAGGATTTAATCGGCAGCCCCAATCTCACTAAATTTGAAAAAAAAGACACGCATTTTGAAATAGAAGCGGATATTGGCTTAAAACCCAAGATTGTTTTAGACAAGATTAAAGAGTGCGTGCCTAGCGTGGGAGTGGAAATCCCCAATGAAGAAAAAATTAATGAGCGTTTGAAACAGCTCGCTAAAGATTACGCGAAATTTGTGGATGCTGACGCTCAAAGAAAAGCTCAAAATGACGATAAATTGACGATTGATTTTGAAGGCTTTATAGATAATGCGCCTTTTGAAGGGGGCAAGGCTGAGAATTTCAGTTTGATTTTAGGCAATAAGCAAATGCTAGAAGATTTTGAAAAGGCTCTTTTAGGCATGCAAGCGAGCGAAGAAAAAGAATTCCCTTTGACTTTCCCTAGCGGATACCACGCAGAGCATTTAGCCGGCAAAGAAGCCCTTTTTAAAGTGAAATTGCGCCAGATTCAAGTGCGTGAAGCGTTAGAAATCAATGACGAACTCGCTAAAATCGTGCTGGCTAATGAAGAGAATGCGACTTTAAAGCTTTTAAAAGAAAGGGTTGAGGGGCAGTTGTTTTTAGAAAATAAAGCCAGGCTCTATAACGAAGAGCTGAAAGAAAAATTGATTGAAAATTTAGATGAAAAGATTGTTTTTGATTTGCCTAAAACGATCATAGAGCAAGAAATGGATTTGTTGTTCAGGAACGCTCTTTATTCCATGCAAGCTGAGGAAGTCAAATCTTTACAAGAAAGTCAAGAAAAAGCCAAAGAAAAGCGTGAGAGCTTTAGGAATGATGCGACAAAAAGCGTGAAAATCACTTTTATCATTGACGCTTTAGCGAAGGAAGAAAAAATTGGCGTGCATGACAATGAAGTCTTTCAAACCTTGTATTATGAAGCGATGATGACAGGGCAAAACCCAGAAAATCTCATTGAGCAATACCGCAAAAATAACATGTTAGCGGCGGTGAAAATGGCGATGATTGAAGATAGGGTGTTAGCTTATTTGTTGGATAAAAATTTGCCTAAAGAGCAGCAAGAAATTTTGGAAAAAATGAGGCCTAACGCTCAAAAAACTCAAGTGGGTTAA
- the ribA gene encoding GTP cyclohydrolase II, which translates to MKRLEVSNQAKLPTQFGEFCIQCFREKGSNGSKDHLVVFTPNFSQNPLVRLHSECLTGDALGSQKCDCGGALQMALERISKEGGLVIYLRQEGRGIGLFNKVNAYALQDKGYDTIQANEMIGFKDDERDYSIAGEILEYYGIKKMRLLTNNPLKIAALEKYAEVTRESLIVCANEHNQGYLEVKKLKMGHLL; encoded by the coding sequence TTGAAACGATTAGAAGTTTCTAACCAAGCCAAATTACCCACTCAATTTGGGGAGTTTTGTATCCAGTGTTTTAGAGAAAAGGGTTCTAATGGCTCTAAAGATCATTTAGTGGTTTTCACCCCTAATTTTTCTCAAAACCCCTTAGTGCGTTTGCATTCAGAATGCTTAACGGGTGATGCTCTAGGCTCTCAAAAATGCGATTGCGGGGGGGCGTTGCAAATGGCGTTAGAAAGGATTTCTAAAGAAGGGGGGCTAGTGATTTATTTGCGCCAAGAAGGGCGTGGGATAGGGCTATTTAATAAAGTCAATGCCTACGCTTTGCAAGATAAGGGCTATGATACCATTCAAGCCAATGAAATGATAGGGTTTAAAGACGATGAAAGGGATTATAGTATTGCGGGTGAAATTTTAGAATATTACGGCATTAAAAAAATGCGCTTACTCACAAACAACCCTCTAAAAATCGCCGCTTTAGAAAAATACGCTGAGGTAACAAGAGAGAGCTTGATCGTGTGCGCTAATGAGCACAATCAAGGGTATTTGGAAGTCAAAAAGCTCAAAATGGGGCATTTATTGTGA
- the moaC gene encoding cyclic pyranopterin monophosphate synthase MoaC, whose translation MPLTHLNEENQPKMVDIGDKETTERIALASGRISMNKEAYDAIINHGVKKGPVLQTAIIAGIMGAKKTSELIPMCHSIMLNGVDIDILEEKETCSFKLYARVKTQAKTGVEMEALMSVSVGLLTIYDMVKAIDKSMTISGVMLEHKSGGKSGDYNAKK comes from the coding sequence ATGCCGCTCACTCATTTGAATGAAGAAAATCAGCCTAAAATGGTGGATATAGGGGATAAGGAAACCACTGAAAGAATCGCTCTAGCGAGCGGTCGTATCAGCATGAATAAAGAAGCTTATGACGCTATTATCAATCATGGCGTCAAAAAGGGTCCGGTGTTACAGACTGCTATTATTGCTGGGATCATGGGGGCTAAAAAGACAAGCGAGCTCATTCCCATGTGCCATTCAATCATGCTCAATGGGGTGGATATTGATATTTTAGAAGAAAAAGAGACTTGCAGTTTTAAACTCTATGCGAGAGTCAAAACTCAAGCTAAAACGGGCGTAGAAATGGAAGCGCTAATGAGTGTGAGCGTAGGGCTTTTAACCATTTATGACATGGTGAAAGCCATTGATAAGAGCATGACAATTAGCGGTGTGATGTTGGAGCATAAAAGTGGAGGCAAAAGTGGGGATTATAACGCTAAAAAATAG